In Desulfovibrio sp. 86, the following proteins share a genomic window:
- a CDS encoding phage tail protein, producing MMSSLGSLDFLDLLPGSISGDTTMQAAARSLNGVLHSTNLAIPNLLLQARLWNQPAASMLSPLASLTEAREGLKPLTMAELELLAWQMHVDFREVATTREQLAEMVRQSIPWHRIKGTPASVRKALALFGYSAIIEPNGPGRWWATYQLGLPELVGLDDVRRIVAICNEMAPARSRLWRVYAGFDRRPIVLTKGPALSNGWLTYYSGTHVPVADDNVMVSFGSRRGFQSEQLYPADLAAGMQTSLRYGALCPYVDRFILGRSRLTADRYPRNHSFVVGQISSLIWAVRTAAGWDRPLPPWRMNRVRRVARSQIVLSCSPDGRSTGTLGDSNARLSRTYATTFDGYGRLSSMRLSQPVHREVHELTLMTHQRHAFALAAVSDEPTARPCATISGSTALGTLPLHDLRWGGPWTSRRWWPYVAETNITSTSTED from the coding sequence ATGATGAGTAGCCTGGGCAGTCTGGATTTTCTGGATCTGCTGCCCGGCAGCATCTCCGGCGACACCACCATGCAGGCCGCAGCCAGGTCGCTTAATGGCGTACTGCATAGCACCAACTTGGCCATACCCAACCTGCTGCTCCAGGCGCGCCTGTGGAACCAACCCGCAGCAAGCATGCTGTCGCCGCTGGCCAGTCTGACAGAGGCTCGTGAAGGGCTCAAGCCCCTGACAATGGCCGAGCTGGAGCTGCTCGCGTGGCAAATGCATGTCGATTTCCGCGAGGTGGCCACCACCAGGGAGCAACTCGCGGAAATGGTGCGGCAAAGCATCCCCTGGCACCGCATCAAGGGTACACCTGCCAGTGTGCGCAAGGCCCTGGCGCTCTTTGGCTACTCGGCAATTATCGAACCCAACGGACCCGGTCGCTGGTGGGCCACATACCAGCTTGGGCTGCCGGAGCTTGTCGGCCTGGACGATGTGCGCCGCATCGTGGCCATCTGCAATGAGATGGCTCCGGCGCGCAGCAGACTGTGGCGTGTCTATGCGGGATTTGACCGACGCCCCATCGTGCTGACCAAGGGCCCGGCTCTCAGCAATGGATGGCTGACATACTATTCCGGCACGCATGTGCCTGTTGCTGACGACAACGTCATGGTGTCATTCGGCAGTCGCCGGGGGTTTCAGTCCGAGCAGCTCTACCCGGCCGACCTGGCTGCAGGCATGCAGACGTCACTACGCTATGGGGCGCTATGTCCCTACGTCGACCGCTTTATTCTTGGTCGTTCACGACTCACCGCCGACCGCTACCCACGTAACCATAGCTTTGTTGTTGGGCAGATCTCCAGCCTTATCTGGGCAGTGCGGACCGCCGCTGGATGGGACCGCCCATTGCCCCCGTGGCGCATGAATCGAGTACGGCGTGTGGCCAGGTCGCAAATTGTGCTTTCCTGCTCGCCCGACGGCCGCAGCACGGGTACATTGGGCGACAGTAACGCCCGCCTGTCCCGCACGTATGCCACCACCTTTGACGGATATGGCCGCTTGTCATCCATGCGACTTTCTCAGCCCGTGCACCGCGAGGTTCACGAGCTGACCCTCATGACGCACCAGCGTCATGCCTTTGCCCTGGCTGCGGTGAGTGATGAGCCCACGGCACGGCCCTGCGCCACAATTTCTGGCAGCACCGCATTGGGGACCCTGCCGCTTCATGACCTGCGCTGGGGCGGCCCGTGGACCTCCCGGCGCTGGTGGCCAT
- a CDS encoding phage tail protein, whose protein sequence is MRIGSLGDIIFEVSPIGGRTVTPGQISRERKARFEEHKVVGALPRLEFLSPELATVGMPIHLRADMGVNPVREADRLSKLCKDGKVYRLIIAGWNFGYYAVESVQQDMRYTVGDKIFAVDVRVALKEYV, encoded by the coding sequence ATGCGCATCGGCAGTCTTGGCGACATAATTTTTGAGGTCAGCCCCATAGGCGGCCGCACGGTGACGCCTGGCCAGATTTCGCGCGAGCGGAAAGCCCGGTTTGAAGAACACAAGGTTGTAGGGGCTCTGCCGCGCCTTGAATTTCTTTCTCCGGAACTGGCCACTGTGGGCATGCCTATTCATCTGCGGGCGGACATGGGCGTCAATCCTGTCAGAGAGGCCGACCGACTGAGCAAGCTGTGCAAAGACGGCAAGGTCTATCGGCTCATCATCGCCGGCTGGAATTTTGGTTATTACGCTGTTGAGTCCGTGCAGCAGGACATGCGCTATACGGTCGGCGACAAAATTTTTGCTGTGGACGTGCGCGTTGCACTGAAGGAGTACGTCTGA
- a CDS encoding baseplate assembly protein, whose translation MNDISFADIDPASVEASVISVYERLTNTTLYDGDPVRLFLCSLAYVIATQNQVINLAGKQNLVRYAEGQHLEELGKGVGTERLGVSHARATQQFVLGAAQSFAVIIPAGTRVTTADRKMVFALHSDLVIPPGTVAGSGMVVADNAGSACNGLVPGQICLLVDPLPYVKSTANTATSALGADVEMDDAFRERIQLAPEAFSCAGPSGAYRALARSAHQDIADVAVWSPEPGSVDLRPVATGGELPSEEVLAAVRARMSPDDAVPLNDTVTVAAPDLAFYDLDVEWSLSRTASAMASTVSAAVDAAVESYRIWQRTVPGRDINPTRLISLMEQAGARRVHVKSPIFTKLVPRQLARETSVTVTFTGVDDE comes from the coding sequence GTGAATGATATTAGCTTTGCGGATATTGATCCCGCCAGCGTCGAGGCCTCGGTCATCTCCGTCTACGAGAGGCTGACGAACACCACACTGTACGATGGCGACCCTGTGCGCCTGTTCCTCTGCTCCCTGGCATATGTGATCGCCACCCAGAATCAGGTCATTAATCTTGCGGGCAAACAAAACCTGGTGCGATATGCCGAAGGTCAACACCTGGAAGAATTGGGTAAAGGCGTTGGCACGGAACGCCTGGGCGTATCCCATGCCCGAGCAACGCAGCAGTTTGTTCTGGGAGCAGCACAAAGTTTTGCCGTCATAATTCCCGCCGGTACAAGGGTAACCACAGCCGATCGCAAGATGGTCTTTGCCCTGCATTCCGACCTGGTCATTCCGCCGGGAACGGTCGCCGGATCGGGAATGGTCGTGGCTGACAACGCAGGCTCGGCATGCAACGGCCTTGTGCCAGGGCAAATATGCCTGTTGGTTGACCCACTGCCCTATGTCAAAAGCACGGCCAACACAGCTACCAGCGCCCTCGGCGCGGATGTTGAGATGGACGATGCGTTTCGTGAGCGCATCCAGCTCGCGCCGGAGGCCTTCAGCTGCGCCGGACCAAGTGGAGCATACCGCGCTTTGGCCAGATCTGCACATCAGGATATCGCAGACGTGGCCGTGTGGTCGCCGGAGCCTGGATCGGTAGATCTTCGGCCAGTGGCCACTGGCGGCGAATTGCCCAGCGAGGAAGTGCTTGCGGCCGTGCGCGCCAGAATGTCACCTGATGATGCTGTGCCACTTAACGATACCGTGACCGTGGCGGCTCCAGACTTGGCGTTCTACGACCTGGATGTCGAATGGTCACTTTCCCGCACTGCGTCGGCCATGGCCAGCACAGTCAGCGCCGCTGTTGACGCAGCCGTGGAAAGCTACAGGATATGGCAACGCACAGTGCCAGGGCGGGACATAAATCCTACACGGCTGATCAGCTTAATGGAGCAAGCTGGAGCACGCCGGGTGCATGTTAAAAGCCCCATCTTTACGAAACTCGTACCGCGCCAGCTTGCCCGCGAAACCTCCGTGACGGTGACATTTACGGGGGTGGATGATGAGTAG